DNA sequence from the Abyssisolibacter fermentans genome:
GTGGTGTGTCATGGTATACCCAGCGAAGATGTAATTCTAAAAGATGGAGATATAATAAATGTTGATGCAACAACTATGTTAAATGGCTATTATTCAGATGCATCAAGAATGTATGAGATTGGGAATGTAAGTGAAGAAGCTAAAAAAATTGTTAAGATAACTAAAGAATGTTTATATAAAGGAATAGAGTCGATTAAACCTTGGAAGAGTACTTTAGGTGATATAGCAGCAGCAATACAAGAACATGCAGAAAGTAATGGATACTCCGTAGTTAGAGAGTTTGGAGGACATGGAGTTGGACTTGCTATTCATGAAGAGCCTTTTGTGTGTCATTATGGAAAAAGAGGAACAGGTATGATATTAGTACCAGGTATGGTATTTACTATTGAACCTATGATAAATGGTGGAAGTCATGAAATATTTATAAATAGAGATAATGGCTGGACAGTATTTACAGCTGATGGTGAGCTTTCAGCACAATGGGAGCATACACTTCTAGTAACT
Encoded proteins:
- a CDS encoding methionyl aminopeptidase, yielding MFLNRNDKCWCGSGLKYKKCHMEFDEKIKKLKEQGYKVPTRRMIKSNKQIEGIRESAKINNGLLNIIGENIREGMSTEDINTLAHEYTISHGGIPADLNYDGYPKSICTSVNNVVCHGIPSEDVILKDGDIINVDATTMLNGYYSDASRMYEIGNVSEEAKKIVKITKECLYKGIESIKPWKSTLGDIAAAIQEHAESNGYSVVREFGGHGVGLAIHEEPFVCHYGKRGTGMILVPGMVFTIEPMINGGSHEIFINRDNGWTVFTADGELSAQWEHTLLVTETGVEIISK